One part of the Synergistota bacterium genome encodes these proteins:
- the ftcD gene encoding glutamate formimidoyltransferase codes for MSRKLVECVPNYSEGRRADVINKIADCFRGKEKVWLLDVSSDRDHNRMVVTAIGDPEAMFNAVFESVKIASELINMEEHKGGHPRIGATDVIPFVPLKGITMEECIELARKLGKKIADELGIPVYLYEEAALRPERKRLEVIRKGEYEGLKEEISKPERHPDYGLPKLHPTAGATVVGARKPLIAFNVNLGTNDINIAKKIAQFVRASSGGLGFVKAIGVELKEKGLVQVSMNLTDYTKNAVYRVYELVKIEAERWGVPVVESEIIGLLPAEALFDSISYYLKLHNFDPMKQVIEMRLLELEE; via the coding sequence ATGTCCAGGAAGCTTGTTGAGTGTGTCCCAAACTATAGTGAGGGAAGGAGAGCAGATGTGATAAATAAGATAGCGGATTGCTTTAGGGGAAAAGAAAAGGTTTGGCTTTTGGATGTCTCTTCTGATAGAGATCATAACAGAATGGTTGTAACTGCTATCGGAGATCCTGAGGCTATGTTTAATGCCGTGTTTGAGTCCGTTAAGATTGCATCAGAGCTGATAAACATGGAGGAGCATAAAGGGGGGCATCCGAGAATAGGTGCAACGGATGTTATTCCGTTTGTTCCCTTAAAAGGGATAACAATGGAGGAGTGTATCGAGCTTGCAAGAAAGCTTGGTAAGAAGATAGCTGATGAACTTGGTATCCCGGTTTACCTCTATGAGGAGGCTGCTTTAAGGCCTGAGAGAAAGAGGCTTGAGGTTATAAGAAAAGGAGAGTATGAGGGGCTAAAGGAGGAAATTTCCAAACCTGAGCGTCATCCTGATTATGGTTTACCTAAGCTTCATCCAACAGCGGGGGCAACGGTTGTTGGAGCAAGAAAGCCTCTTATAGCCTTTAACGTTAATCTTGGAACTAACGACATAAACATAGCTAAAAAAATAGCTCAGTTTGTTAGAGCTTCAAGCGGTGGATTAGGCTTTGTTAAAGCTATAGGAGTTGAATTGAAAGAAAAAGGATTGGTCCAAGTCTCAATGAATTTAACTGATTATACCAAAAATGCGGTTTACAGAGTTTATGAGCTTGTTAAGATAGAGGCAGAAAGGTGGGGAGTACCGGTAGTTGAGAGTGAAATAATAGGTCTTCTTCCCGCTGAGGCTTTGTTTGATTCTATTTCTTACTATCTTAAATTACACAATTTTGATCCAATGAAGCAGGTTATAGAGATGCGCTTACTCGAACTGGAGGAATAG
- the hutU gene encoding urocanate hydratase: protein MGVVLEKRVIRAPRGRELRCKGWVQEAALRMLMNNLDPEVAEKPEELIVYGGTGKAARNWECFDALVRCLTELENDETLLVQSGKPVAIFKTHPWAPRVLIANANLVPKWADWDYFRDLEARGLIMYGQMTAGSWIYIGTQGILQGTYETLAAVANRHFNGTLKGRLVLTAGLGGMGGAQPLAITMNEGVGIIVEVDRQRIKRRLETGYLDVMVESLDEALNIALKAKDEGRAISIGLLGNAADIFPEFVKRGIVPDVVTDQTSAHDELNGYVPAGISYEEALELRRTDPEKYKEMALDSIARHVKAMLDLQKRGAVVFDYGNNIRTQAYKRGVRNAYDFPGFVVEYIRPLFCEGQGPFRWVALSGDPEDIYRTDQAVIETFPEKKHLVRWIQMANKKVKFQGLPARICWLGYGERDKMGLIFNDLIKKGEIKAPIVIGRDHLDTGSVASPYRETEGMKDGSDAIADWPILNALLNTASGASWVSFHHGGGVGIGYSLHAGQVTVVDGTDEAAEKVKRVLRNDPGIGVVRHADAGYDKAIEWAKKYGIKIPMLK from the coding sequence GTGGGAGTAGTTCTAGAAAAGAGAGTTATAAGGGCTCCTAGGGGAAGGGAGCTTCGGTGTAAGGGGTGGGTTCAAGAGGCAGCCTTAAGGATGCTAATGAATAACTTAGATCCTGAGGTTGCGGAAAAACCAGAAGAGTTGATAGTTTATGGTGGAACAGGTAAGGCAGCAAGAAATTGGGAGTGTTTTGATGCATTAGTTAGGTGTTTAACAGAGCTCGAGAATGATGAAACTCTCCTTGTACAATCTGGTAAGCCTGTGGCTATATTTAAAACTCATCCTTGGGCTCCCAGGGTTTTAATAGCTAATGCTAACCTTGTTCCTAAATGGGCTGATTGGGACTACTTTAGGGATCTAGAAGCTCGAGGCCTTATAATGTATGGCCAGATGACCGCTGGAAGTTGGATCTATATAGGAACGCAGGGAATACTTCAAGGAACTTATGAGACGCTTGCTGCCGTGGCTAATAGGCATTTTAATGGGACTTTAAAGGGAAGGCTTGTCTTAACAGCGGGGCTTGGTGGAATGGGTGGTGCTCAGCCTCTTGCTATAACTATGAACGAGGGTGTTGGAATAATAGTTGAAGTTGACCGTCAGAGAATTAAAAGAAGGCTTGAAACCGGCTACTTAGATGTAATGGTTGAAAGCTTAGATGAGGCCTTGAATATAGCCTTAAAGGCTAAGGATGAGGGTAGAGCTATATCTATTGGCCTTCTTGGAAACGCTGCGGATATCTTTCCTGAGTTTGTTAAAAGAGGTATAGTTCCTGATGTGGTTACTGACCAAACGTCAGCTCACGATGAGCTTAATGGTTATGTTCCTGCCGGTATATCTTATGAGGAGGCCTTAGAGCTTAGAAGAACTGATCCTGAAAAGTACAAGGAGATGGCCTTGGATTCTATTGCTAGGCATGTGAAGGCTATGCTTGACCTTCAGAAAAGGGGAGCAGTAGTTTTTGACTATGGTAATAATATAAGAACTCAAGCTTATAAGAGAGGAGTCAGAAACGCTTATGATTTCCCTGGATTTGTAGTTGAGTACATAAGACCTCTTTTCTGTGAAGGTCAAGGTCCCTTTAGGTGGGTTGCTTTATCTGGGGATCCTGAGGATATTTACAGGACTGATCAGGCGGTCATAGAGACTTTTCCAGAAAAGAAACATCTTGTACGCTGGATTCAGATGGCTAACAAGAAGGTTAAATTCCAAGGGCTTCCAGCTAGGATCTGCTGGCTTGGTTACGGTGAGAGGGATAAGATGGGTTTAATATTTAATGATCTTATAAAGAAGGGAGAAATTAAAGCACCTATTGTCATAGGTAGAGATCATCTTGATACAGGCTCTGTTGCATCGCCTTACAGAGAAACGGAGGGAATGAAGGACGGAAGCGATGCTATAGCTGATTGGCCGATTCTTAACGCTCTTTTGAATACCGCTAGCGGTGCAAGTTGGGTTTCCTTCCATCATGGAGGAGGGGTTGGAATAGGGTATTCTCTTCATGCAGGACAGGTAACGGTAGTTGATGGTACTGATGAAGCTGCTGAGAAGGTTAAGAGGGTTTTAAGGAACGATCCTGGAATAGGTGTAGTTAGACATGCTGATGCTGGATATGATAAAGCTATAGAATGGGCTAAAAAATATGGTATAAAAATTCCCATGCTTAAATAG
- a CDS encoding ABC transporter substrate-binding protein — MKKALIMMVLVLLVGGVALAQDTIKIGFFAPLTGPAAADGASALNSAQLAIEYINEQGGVLGKKLELVVYDDGLKPSEAVAVARKLIEKDKVVGVVSGSYSGPTRAAAPVFQEAKIPMVAAYAVHPEITRAGEYIFRNGFLGEIEGAAAAEVVGKKLNAKTVYLLTVDIDYGRALSAGFRSRAEKIGLKIIGEKFFPMGEKDFTPYLTEIKAANPDAIFISGYYFHAPAVVQARNLGYTGYIVGEEGFDSPKFIEIAGKAAEGVVIVTNFDRDDPRPLVKWFINKYKEKYKIDPDMVGASSFDAVFILVEGIKRAGSTEAAKIKDAIASLKDFDVLTGKIKRFTKIGEVVKAVQVQIVKDGTFRHYGVIDDPEIIKPPEE, encoded by the coding sequence TTGAAGAAAGCGTTAATTATGATGGTTTTGGTTCTATTAGTAGGAGGGGTAGCATTAGCTCAGGATACTATTAAGATAGGATTCTTTGCGCCTCTCACTGGTCCCGCTGCTGCTGATGGAGCCAGCGCTTTGAACTCTGCACAACTTGCTATTGAATATATTAATGAACAGGGTGGAGTTTTGGGAAAGAAGCTTGAGCTTGTAGTTTATGATGATGGCTTAAAGCCAAGTGAGGCTGTTGCGGTAGCGCGTAAGCTGATAGAAAAGGATAAGGTGGTAGGTGTGGTTAGTGGGTCTTATAGTGGTCCAACGAGAGCAGCTGCTCCAGTTTTTCAGGAGGCTAAAATACCTATGGTTGCCGCTTATGCTGTTCATCCTGAGATTACGAGGGCTGGAGAGTATATATTTAGAAATGGTTTCCTTGGAGAGATTGAGGGAGCTGCTGCGGCAGAAGTAGTTGGGAAGAAACTCAATGCTAAAACTGTTTATCTTTTGACCGTTGATATTGATTACGGTAGGGCTCTTTCTGCAGGATTTAGAAGCAGAGCAGAGAAGATAGGTCTTAAAATAATTGGTGAGAAGTTTTTCCCGATGGGGGAAAAGGATTTTACACCATATCTTACTGAGATAAAGGCTGCTAATCCTGATGCTATATTCATTAGCGGTTATTACTTCCATGCTCCTGCTGTTGTTCAAGCTCGTAATCTTGGGTACACAGGGTATATAGTGGGTGAGGAGGGTTTTGATTCTCCCAAATTTATAGAGATTGCTGGAAAAGCTGCTGAAGGTGTCGTTATAGTCACTAACTTCGATAGAGATGATCCAAGACCCCTAGTGAAGTGGTTCATAAATAAATATAAGGAGAAGTATAAGATTGATCCGGATATGGTTGGGGCTTCCTCTTTTGATGCCGTTTTTATCCTTGTTGAAGGCATAAAGAGAGCGGGTTCTACTGAGGCGGCTAAGATAAAGGATGCTATAGCTTCTTTGAAAGATTTTGATGTCCTGACCGGCAAGATAAAGAGATTTACTAAGATAGGAGAGGTCGTTAAAGCTGTTCAAGTACAGATAGTTAAAGATGGTACTTTCCGTCACTATGGAGTTATTGACGATCCTGAGATAATAAAGCCACCTGAGGAGTGA